The stretch of DNA CGAACCCTGCCGCGGTGTACATCGCCTGCGCCACCGGGTTGTCCGCCCGGACCTCGAGGAACACCTCGTGCACGCCGCGCCGTCCGGTCTCGTCGAGGAGCTCGGTGAAGAGCACCTTCCCGATGCCCCTGCCCCGCTGCTCCGCGGCGACCGCGATGGTCTGCACGTCGGCGACGGGGTTGCCCGCGAGCGACGACAGTCCGGCGTACCCGACGACCGTCGGCGCCCCGCCCTCCGTCGTCTCCACGACCACGTAGTACCCGTGCGGGGACCACAGCTCCCCCGCCATCTGCGACGAGGACCACGCGTCGGTCGGGAAGGACGCCTGCTCGAGGAACATGACGTCGTCGAGGTCCTGCGGCACCGCGCGGCGCAGCCGCAGCCCCGACGGCAGTCCGGTCACCGGACGACCCGCTTGGGCGCGCCGGGCACGGTCACGTCGGGGTCGCGCAGGTAGAGGGGGGTGTCGTCGGCGAAGGGCGCGCCGGAGGCGAGCCGGTCCGCGGCGAGCGCCCCGAGCCTCCCGGCCGGGACCGTCGCGACGGTCGCGCGGGGCCAGTCGACGGCGTCCGGCCGGGAGGCACGGATCGCCTCGTCCAGGTCGGCCGGCTTCGCGAGTCCCGGACCCGCGACACGCGTGCGGGTCTGGTCGTACGCGCTCCAGTAGACCTCGCGACGGCGCGCGTCC from Curtobacterium sp. SGAir0471 encodes:
- the rimI gene encoding ribosomal protein S18-alanine N-acetyltransferase, coding for MTGLPSGLRLRRAVPQDLDDVMFLEQASFPTDAWSSSQMAGELWSPHGYYVVVETTEGGAPTVVGYAGLSSLAGNPVADVQTIAVAAEQRGRGIGKVLFTELLDETGRRGVHEVFLEVRADNPVAQAMYTAAGFERIAVRPRYYQPDGVDAWVMRAELPVSPGASSAVGPIGQETLGERD